From one Catellatospora sp. IY07-71 genomic stretch:
- the valS gene encoding valine--tRNA ligase: MSLPDKPTIDGLPDKWAQRWEEQRVYRFDRDAPRERVFAIDTPPPTASGELHVGHVFSYTQTDVIARFQRMRGRAVFYPMGWDDNGLPTERRVQQFYGVRCDPSLPYDPHFTPPEKPGKAQVPISRRNFIELCERLTARDEEAFEQVWRLVGLSVDWSLLYTTIGTRARAVSQRAFLRALERGEAYPAQAPTLWDTTFRTAVAQAELEDRERPGAYHRLAFHPDGTAPIIVATQSQPVVVATTRPELLPACVALVAHPDDERYRPLFGSTVRTPLFGARVPVLPHRLADPAKGTGIAMVCTFGDTTDVIWWRELDLPTRPVLGFDGRFRPDAPDGLSETGRELYGQLAGATVHTGRERVTALLREHGELLGEPEPITHPVKFYERGDKPLEIVSTRQWYIRNGGRDAALREHLLARGRELAWQPPHMRTRYEHWVHGLAGDWLISRQRFFGVPIPVWYPLDADGQPLHDRPITPAEEALPIDPSSDAPPGYTEDQRGRPGGFTGDPDVMDTWATSSLTPQIAGGWGFDDALFAKVFPMDLRPQSHEIIRTWLFATVLRAHTEHGTLPWRTAAIAGWILDPDRKKMSKSVGNVVTPLGLLREYGSDAVRYWAAAARPGADTAFDTGQMRVGRRLAMKILNATRFVLGLGAPGPAAAVTEPLDRALLAALRPVIDEAANALEQYDAGRALDTAERFFWLFCDDYLELVKQRAYGQHGDAAADSARLALRTALSVLLRLLAPVLPFVTEEAWSWWQPGSIHRAPWPSPSDLDGHAGDPALLTAATEAIEAVRRAKSAAKVSMRTPVPLLTAPDDAYFPLIERDIRDAGVIESVTRHPHPTYLAHL; the protein is encoded by the coding sequence ATGAGCCTTCCGGACAAGCCGACCATCGACGGTCTCCCTGACAAGTGGGCGCAGCGCTGGGAAGAACAGCGCGTGTACCGCTTCGACCGCGACGCGCCACGTGAGCGCGTGTTCGCCATCGACACCCCGCCCCCGACGGCCAGCGGCGAGCTGCACGTGGGGCACGTGTTCTCGTACACCCAGACCGACGTCATCGCCCGTTTCCAGCGCATGCGGGGCCGGGCCGTGTTCTACCCGATGGGGTGGGACGACAACGGCCTGCCCACCGAGCGCCGGGTGCAGCAGTTCTACGGGGTGCGCTGCGACCCGTCGCTGCCCTACGACCCGCACTTCACCCCGCCGGAGAAGCCGGGCAAGGCCCAGGTGCCGATCTCGCGGCGCAACTTCATCGAGCTGTGCGAACGTCTGACCGCCCGCGACGAGGAGGCGTTCGAGCAGGTGTGGCGGCTGGTGGGGCTGTCGGTGGACTGGTCGCTGCTCTACACCACCATCGGCACGCGGGCCCGCGCCGTGTCGCAGCGCGCCTTCCTGCGTGCGCTGGAGCGCGGCGAGGCGTATCCGGCGCAGGCGCCGACGCTGTGGGACACCACGTTCCGGACCGCGGTGGCCCAGGCGGAGCTGGAGGACCGGGAACGGCCGGGGGCATACCACCGGCTGGCCTTCCACCCCGACGGGACCGCACCGATCATCGTGGCCACGCAGAGTCAGCCGGTGGTCGTGGCGACCACGCGCCCGGAGCTGCTGCCCGCCTGCGTGGCGCTGGTGGCGCACCCCGACGACGAGCGCTACCGGCCGCTGTTCGGCAGCACGGTGCGCACGCCGCTGTTCGGGGCGCGGGTGCCGGTGCTGCCGCACCGCCTGGCCGACCCGGCCAAGGGCACCGGCATCGCCATGGTGTGCACCTTCGGCGACACCACCGACGTGATCTGGTGGCGCGAGCTGGACCTGCCCACCCGTCCGGTGCTCGGCTTCGACGGCCGCTTCCGGCCCGACGCGCCCGACGGGCTGTCCGAGACCGGCCGCGAGCTGTATGGACAGCTCGCCGGGGCCACCGTGCACACCGGGCGGGAGCGGGTGACCGCGCTGCTGCGCGAGCACGGCGAGCTGCTCGGCGAACCCGAGCCGATCACCCACCCGGTGAAGTTCTACGAGCGCGGCGACAAGCCGCTGGAGATCGTGTCGACCCGGCAGTGGTACATCCGCAACGGCGGGCGCGACGCCGCGCTACGCGAGCACCTGCTCGCCCGCGGACGCGAGCTGGCCTGGCAGCCGCCGCACATGCGCACCCGATACGAGCACTGGGTGCACGGCCTCGCCGGAGACTGGCTGATCAGTCGCCAGCGCTTCTTCGGCGTGCCCATCCCGGTGTGGTATCCGCTGGACGCCGACGGGCAGCCCCTGCACGACCGCCCGATCACCCCGGCCGAGGAGGCGCTGCCGATCGACCCCAGCTCCGACGCCCCGCCCGGCTACACCGAGGATCAACGCGGGCGGCCCGGCGGCTTCACCGGCGACCCGGACGTGATGGACACCTGGGCCACCTCCTCGCTCACCCCGCAGATCGCGGGTGGCTGGGGCTTCGACGACGCCCTCTTCGCCAAGGTGTTCCCGATGGACCTGCGGCCGCAGTCCCACGAGATCATCCGTACCTGGCTGTTCGCGACGGTGCTGCGCGCCCACACCGAGCACGGCACGCTGCCCTGGCGCACCGCCGCCATCGCGGGCTGGATCCTCGACCCCGACCGCAAGAAGATGTCCAAATCGGTCGGCAACGTGGTGACGCCGCTGGGGCTGCTGCGGGAGTACGGCTCCGACGCGGTGCGCTACTGGGCCGCCGCCGCCCGGCCCGGCGCCGACACGGCCTTCGACACCGGGCAGATGCGGGTGGGGCGGCGGCTCGCCATGAAGATCCTCAACGCCACCCGGTTCGTGCTCGGGCTCGGCGCGCCCGGCCCGGCCGCCGCGGTGACCGAGCCGCTGGACCGTGCCCTGCTCGCCGCGCTCCGCCCCGTGATCGACGAGGCGGCGAACGCGCTGGAGCAGTACGACGCCGGCCGTGCCCTGGACACCGCGGAGCGCTTCTTCTGGCTGTTCTGCGACGACTACCTGGAGCTGGTGAAGCAGCGCGCGTACGGGCAGCACGGCGACGCGGCCGCCGACTCGGCGCGGCTGGCGCTGCGCACCGCCCTGTCGGTGCTGCTGCGCCTGCTCGCCCCGGTGCTGCCGTTCGTGACCGAGGAGGCCTGGTCCTGGTGGCAGCCCGGCTCGATCCACCGTGCCCCGTGGCCGTCCCCGTCCGACCTGGACGGCCACGCCGGTGACCCCGCCCTGCTGACCGCCGCGACCGAGGCGATCGAGGCGGTGCGCCGGGCCAAGTCCGCCGCCAAGGTGTCCATGCGCACGCCCGTGCCCCTGCTCACCGCCCCCGACGACGCCTACTTCCCGCTCATCGAGCGAGACATCCGCGACGCCGGCGTGATCGAGTCCGTCACCCGCCACCCCCACCCCACCTACCTCGCCCACCTGTGA
- a CDS encoding TM2 domain-containing protein, which yields MTTAPATTGKSWLVTLLLCIFLGTLGVHRFYTGKIGTGILQLITLGAFGIWTFIDFIMILIGKFDDKQGQPLVK from the coding sequence GTGACCACCGCTCCGGCCACCACCGGCAAGTCCTGGCTCGTCACCCTGCTGCTCTGCATCTTCCTGGGCACCCTGGGCGTGCACCGCTTCTACACCGGCAAGATCGGCACCGGCATCCTGCAGCTGATCACGCTCGGCGCCTTCGGCATCTGGACGTTCATCGACTTCATCATGATCCTGATCGGCAAGTTCGACGACAAGCAGGGCCAGCCGCTCGTCAAGTGA
- the trmB gene encoding tRNA (guanosine(46)-N7)-methyltransferase TrmB, with amino-acid sequence MTRITTFYPRRGRVSGRHEDALTRLWPTYGVTIADPYPPLDPADLFGRSAPLVLEIGSGMGDATVAMAAADPGRDYLAVEVFPPGLGNLLAVVEERGLTNVRVAQGDALHLLRHMIAPDSLAAVHVYFPDPWPKARHHKRRLIQPDNVALIRSRLAVGGILHCATDWADYAEQMAEVLAAADGLANLHDGFAPRPAHRPVTKFEQRGVAAGRHIFDLLHRRTH; translated from the coding sequence ATGACGCGCATCACCACCTTCTACCCCCGTCGCGGGCGGGTGAGCGGGCGGCACGAGGACGCGCTGACCAGGCTGTGGCCGACGTACGGGGTCACCATCGCCGACCCGTACCCACCGCTGGACCCGGCGGATCTGTTCGGCCGCAGCGCGCCGCTGGTGCTGGAGATCGGCTCCGGCATGGGCGACGCCACCGTGGCCATGGCCGCGGCCGACCCGGGCCGCGACTACCTGGCGGTCGAGGTCTTCCCGCCCGGCCTGGGCAACCTGCTGGCCGTGGTCGAGGAGCGCGGGCTGACGAACGTGCGGGTCGCCCAGGGCGACGCGCTGCACCTGCTCCGGCACATGATCGCCCCGGACTCCCTCGCCGCCGTGCACGTCTACTTCCCCGACCCGTGGCCCAAGGCGCGCCACCACAAGCGCCGCCTGATCCAGCCGGACAACGTGGCGCTGATCCGCTCGCGCCTGGCCGTGGGCGGCATCCTGCACTGCGCGACCGACTGGGCCGACTACGCCGAGCAGATGGCCGAGGTGCTCGCCGCCGCCGACGGCCTGGCCAACCTGCACGACGGCTTCGCCCCCCGCCCCGCGCACCGCCCGGTCACCAAGTTCGAGCAGCGCGGCGTCGCCGCCGGCCGCCACATCTTCGACCTCCTCCACCGCCGCACCCACTGA
- a CDS encoding N-acetylmuramoyl-L-alanine amidase has protein sequence MVATLSPLLRRAAAFGGGVALTLGTLLAVPTAAQASTDYGPAAWVPASTSNYTNASRESDYNINYVVIHTIQGSYSSAINWFQNPAAQVSAHYVVSKGGAVTQMVREADVAWHAGNWTYNTQSIGIEHEGYVEQDGWYTEAMYQASAAIVRSVTSKYGIPRDRAHIIGHNEVPGATHTDPGSRWNWTYFMQLVNGTTPPSWTQTVDNTTAGRFTASANWGTSSYSAQRYGADYRYANPQAVSDAAWYKFAVPATASYRVEVWYPAVAGYNTSTPYVVVTTGGNTTVQVNQQANGGKWVTLGTFTLAAGDYNAVGVSRWTSTSGYVIADAVKLTRV, from the coding sequence ATGGTGGCCACCCTGTCACCTCTGCTGCGCCGTGCCGCGGCGTTCGGCGGCGGCGTCGCGCTGACGCTCGGCACGCTGCTGGCCGTGCCCACCGCCGCGCAGGCCAGCACCGACTACGGCCCGGCGGCCTGGGTGCCGGCCAGCACCAGCAACTACACCAACGCCAGCCGCGAGTCCGACTACAACATCAACTACGTGGTGATCCACACCATCCAGGGCTCGTACAGCAGCGCGATCAACTGGTTCCAGAACCCGGCCGCTCAGGTCAGCGCCCACTACGTCGTCTCCAAGGGCGGCGCCGTGACGCAGATGGTGCGCGAGGCCGACGTGGCCTGGCACGCCGGCAACTGGACGTACAACACCCAGTCGATCGGCATCGAGCACGAGGGCTACGTCGAGCAGGACGGCTGGTACACCGAGGCGATGTACCAGGCGTCGGCGGCCATCGTGCGCAGCGTGACCAGCAAGTACGGCATCCCGCGCGACCGCGCCCACATCATCGGCCACAACGAGGTCCCCGGCGCCACCCACACCGACCCCGGTTCGCGGTGGAACTGGACGTACTTCATGCAGCTGGTCAACGGGACCACGCCGCCGTCGTGGACGCAGACCGTCGACAACACCACCGCGGGCCGGTTCACCGCCTCGGCCAACTGGGGCACGTCGAGCTACTCGGCGCAGCGGTACGGCGCCGACTACCGGTACGCCAACCCGCAGGCCGTGTCGGACGCCGCCTGGTACAAGTTCGCCGTGCCGGCGACCGCGAGCTACCGGGTCGAGGTCTGGTATCCGGCCGTGGCGGGGTACAACACGTCCACGCCGTACGTCGTCGTGACCACCGGCGGCAACACCACCGTCCAGGTGAACCAGCAGGCCAACGGCGGTAAATGGGTCACCCTCGGCACGTTCACCCTGGCCGCGGGCGACTACAACGCCGTCGGCGTCAGCCGCTGGACCAGCACCTCCGGCTACGTCATCGCGGACGCGGTCAAGCTGACCCGCGTCTGA
- a CDS encoding tetratricopeptide repeat protein, which produces MPEGGRLARARELVRRLDFPAARQLLRDQLALAHQDPRHADAAEADTAALYAGVLLHLGEPHAARSWAAYAHAAAQALHGDLDRRTLHALGVLAVCLHRTGALDRAADVYDDLIRDLSRADGPDADRTLAARADAAVVEHARGSCADGRRHLAEALAAHVSRHGPGHPVNVRMTVRLAGMWRDCGDLDRAHELLEQAREESAWLPADDDTHRLLQAATGAAADAEHRCGTPPPEEQRLRAADPGPGVLPVLVPHPDDLIPGPHHTGPGPAGDAGEWPDDEIFERYDDPARIRRTRQAPLSPDAGDASGHHPATGGAPSTGSRPDRHTPPAGDWPEQHGMRDRTWPEQRTARDGGPPEGSGPTVGFGGQQVPVVYPDRTGRSAPSRQDLPFPVPTTPPPGLRTSYSPPVRRRRGAGAAALAVCAALVAITALVGAFLLADGSDPDAEPTPPAAATSVPPPSAPPAATGLTLADEGEKLRVSWQYPAGVAAAVVLSAAPAGEPMRAMQSLPAGTETFTLPGLSPRRDYCVTVTLVYSAEQTVMSPPVCTDRGRSPAARP; this is translated from the coding sequence ATGCCTGAGGGGGGACGGCTGGCCCGCGCACGCGAGCTGGTGCGCCGACTCGACTTCCCGGCTGCCCGGCAACTGCTCCGGGACCAGCTCGCGCTCGCGCACCAGGACCCGCGCCACGCCGACGCGGCCGAGGCCGACACCGCCGCGCTGTACGCCGGCGTGCTGCTGCACCTGGGCGAGCCGCACGCGGCCCGCAGCTGGGCCGCGTACGCCCACGCCGCCGCGCAGGCGCTGCACGGCGACCTGGACCGGCGCACCCTGCACGCGCTCGGCGTGCTGGCGGTCTGCCTGCACCGCACCGGTGCGCTGGACCGGGCGGCCGACGTCTACGACGACCTGATCCGCGACCTGTCGCGGGCCGACGGACCCGACGCCGACCGCACGCTGGCCGCCCGCGCGGACGCGGCCGTGGTCGAGCACGCCCGCGGCAGCTGCGCCGACGGGCGCCGCCACCTCGCCGAGGCGCTCGCCGCGCACGTGTCCCGGCACGGCCCGGGACATCCGGTCAACGTACGCATGACCGTCCGGCTGGCCGGGATGTGGCGCGACTGCGGCGACCTCGACCGGGCGCACGAGCTGCTGGAGCAGGCCCGCGAGGAGTCCGCCTGGCTGCCCGCCGACGACGACACGCACCGGCTGCTGCAGGCCGCCACGGGGGCCGCGGCCGACGCCGAGCACCGCTGCGGCACGCCCCCGCCGGAGGAGCAGCGCCTGCGGGCTGCCGACCCCGGGCCGGGCGTGCTGCCGGTGCTGGTGCCCCACCCGGACGACCTCATCCCGGGGCCGCACCACACCGGCCCTGGCCCCGCCGGGGACGCCGGCGAGTGGCCCGACGACGAGATCTTCGAGCGGTACGACGACCCCGCGCGCATCCGCCGCACCCGTCAGGCCCCGTTGTCCCCCGACGCCGGGGACGCATCCGGCCACCACCCCGCGACGGGCGGCGCACCCTCCACCGGCAGCCGGCCCGACCGGCACACGCCTCCGGCCGGCGACTGGCCGGAGCAGCACGGGATGCGCGACCGCACGTGGCCGGAGCAGCGCACGGCACGCGACGGCGGCCCGCCGGAGGGGAGCGGTCCGACCGTCGGGTTCGGCGGGCAGCAGGTGCCGGTGGTGTATCCGGACCGGACCGGCCGGTCCGCGCCGAGCAGGCAGGATCTGCCGTTCCCGGTGCCGACCACGCCCCCGCCGGGCCTGCGCACGTCGTACTCCCCGCCCGTGCGCAGGCGGCGCGGCGCGGGGGCGGCGGCGCTGGCCGTGTGCGCGGCGCTGGTCGCCATCACCGCGCTGGTAGGCGCGTTCCTGCTGGCCGACGGGTCCGATCCGGACGCCGAGCCGACGCCGCCCGCCGCCGCCACCTCGGTGCCGCCGCCGTCGGCGCCCCCGGCCGCGACCGGGCTGACCCTCGCCGACGAGGGCGAGAAGCTGCGCGTCAGCTGGCAGTACCCGGCCGGGGTGGCCGCGGCGGTGGTGCTGTCGGCGGCCCCGGCCGGTGAGCCGATGCGCGCCATGCAGTCGCTGCCCGCCGGGACGGAGACGTTCACGCTGCCCGGCCTCAGCCCACGGCGTGACTACTGCGTCACCGTCACCCTCGTGTACAGCGCCGAGCAGACCGTGATGTCACCGCCGGTGTGCACCGATCGCGGGCGGTCCCCCGCGGCCCGCCCCTGA
- a CDS encoding SDR family NAD(P)-dependent oxidoreductase translates to MGRDVAGLTVAVTGAARGIGAAVAARLAGAGARVVLGDLDLAAAEATAAALPGESRAVGLDVTEQDSVDAFLDAAEQAYGPVDVLVNNAGVMWVGPFGAEPERAARRQFDVNVHGVRHGFLAAVPRMRARGRGQVVTVASAASRISPPGEATYAATKHAVYGYAAAVRQELRGTGVHVSLVMPSVVETELALGTSHGSVPRLRPADVAAAVERVIRRPRFEVFVPGRLDPLTRLLALLPQAGRDLAYRLLVPDQVALGDGGARAAYQVEAGLSEADGQ, encoded by the coding sequence GTGGGACGGGACGTGGCCGGGCTGACGGTGGCGGTGACCGGGGCGGCCCGGGGGATCGGCGCGGCGGTGGCCGCGCGGCTGGCCGGAGCGGGCGCGCGCGTGGTGCTCGGTGACCTCGACCTCGCGGCGGCGGAGGCGACGGCCGCGGCGCTGCCGGGTGAGTCGCGCGCGGTCGGGCTCGACGTCACCGAGCAGGACTCCGTGGACGCGTTCCTGGACGCCGCCGAGCAGGCGTACGGGCCGGTGGACGTGCTGGTCAACAACGCGGGCGTGATGTGGGTGGGCCCGTTCGGGGCGGAGCCGGAGCGGGCCGCGCGGCGGCAGTTCGACGTCAACGTGCACGGCGTCCGGCACGGCTTCCTGGCCGCCGTGCCGCGTATGCGCGCCCGTGGTCGCGGGCAGGTCGTCACCGTCGCGTCGGCGGCCAGCCGGATCAGCCCGCCGGGGGAGGCGACCTACGCCGCCACCAAGCACGCGGTGTACGGGTACGCCGCGGCCGTCCGCCAGGAGCTGCGCGGCACCGGCGTACACGTCAGCCTGGTCATGCCGTCGGTGGTGGAGACGGAGCTGGCGCTGGGTACGAGCCACGGCTCGGTGCCGCGGCTGCGTCCGGCCGACGTGGCCGCGGCGGTGGAGCGGGTGATCCGCCGTCCCCGGTTCGAGGTCTTCGTGCCGGGCCGGCTGGACCCGCTGACCCGGCTGCTGGCGCTGCTGCCGCAGGCCGGGCGGGATCTGGCGTACCGGCTGCTGGTGCCGGACCAGGTGGCGCTCGGCGACGGCGGGGCACGGGCGGCGTACCAGGTCGAGGCGGGCCTGTCCGAAGCGGACGGCCAATAG
- a CDS encoding SGNH/GDSL hydrolase family protein: MRLARPSLALAAGLAVALLSATPAAAVGPVPNSMASMGDSITRGFNACGWYSDCTDRSFSTGGYASVSSHYRRILAKNAAISGRNYNQARSGAKAADMPGQATAVVGRNADYVTILIGANDACTSSEASMTSVAGFRASIDTALATLKSGLPNARVALISIPDVKRLWEVGKGSSSARSAWSLFGICQSLLANPTSTTAADVARRDRVRQRVVDFNAQLAQACAAYGSNCDFDDNAVFNYPFALSQVSTWDYFHPNTAGQAVLAQISYTAGHNW; encoded by the coding sequence ATGCGTCTCGCGCGCCCGTCCCTCGCGCTCGCCGCCGGTCTGGCCGTGGCGCTGCTGTCGGCGACCCCGGCAGCCGCCGTCGGCCCCGTCCCCAACTCGATGGCCAGCATGGGTGACTCGATCACCCGTGGCTTCAACGCCTGCGGCTGGTACAGCGACTGCACCGACCGCTCCTTCAGCACCGGCGGCTACGCGTCGGTCAGCTCCCACTACCGGCGGATCCTCGCCAAGAACGCCGCCATCAGCGGCCGCAACTACAACCAGGCCAGGAGCGGCGCGAAGGCCGCCGACATGCCCGGCCAGGCGACGGCGGTGGTCGGCCGCAACGCCGACTACGTGACCATCCTGATCGGCGCCAACGACGCCTGCACCAGCTCCGAGGCGAGCATGACCTCGGTGGCCGGGTTCCGGGCGTCGATCGACACGGCGCTGGCCACGCTCAAGAGCGGCCTGCCGAACGCGCGCGTCGCGCTGATCTCGATCCCCGACGTGAAGCGGCTGTGGGAGGTCGGCAAGGGCTCCTCGTCCGCCCGCAGCGCCTGGTCGCTGTTCGGCATCTGCCAGTCGCTGCTGGCCAACCCGACCTCGACCACCGCCGCCGACGTGGCCCGGCGCGACCGGGTACGCCAGCGGGTGGTCGACTTCAACGCCCAGCTCGCGCAGGCCTGCGCGGCGTACGGGTCCAACTGCGACTTCGACGACAACGCGGTGTTCAACTACCCGTTCGCGCTGTCGCAGGTGTCCACCTGGGACTACTTCCACCCGAACACCGCCGGCCAGGCCGTGCTGGCCCAGATCTCCTACACCGCCGGCCACAACTGGTGA
- a CDS encoding cellulose binding domain-containing protein produces MRRSLRAGLATLGVALLAGAISLVASSPAHAATATFTKVSSWGSGYEGKFTVTNNSSSTITSWNVQFDLPSGTTMGVFWDAAVTTSGQHVTATNVGWNGTLAAGASTSFGFNANGSGNPTNCTVNGTSCTGGTPPSSSPPPAGVPGKPGNPSVTSVTNSSISLSWGASTGTVTGYRVYEGSTVRATVTGTSATHSGLGTCTAHTYTIKAYNNSGESVASNAVTGTTSGCPSGTFKGAAPYYYVGWGNPPAPATVMNATGIKWFTMAFILSGGGCTPAWDGSRPLTGGADQSTINAIRAAGGEIVPSIGGWSGNKLGPNCSSAAALAGAYQQVINAYNLKAIDVDIENTDEFESEVVQDRILGALKIVKQNNPGLKTIITFGTTTTGPSYWGTRLINQAAALGANIDIFTIMPFDFGGGANMYQNTVNAAVGLRNALKTAFGWNDATANAHLGISGMNGLSDQQELTSTATWTQIRDWANANAIARLSFWSVNRDRGCAGGGVQSACSGIAQPDWEFTRITAGFTR; encoded by the coding sequence ATGAGAAGGTCCCTGCGGGCCGGTCTCGCCACGCTCGGCGTGGCATTGCTGGCCGGCGCCATCTCCCTCGTCGCGTCCTCGCCGGCCCACGCCGCGACCGCGACCTTCACCAAGGTCTCCAGCTGGGGCAGCGGGTACGAGGGCAAGTTCACCGTCACCAACAACTCCTCGTCGACCATCACCAGCTGGAACGTGCAGTTCGACCTGCCGTCCGGCACCACCATGGGCGTGTTCTGGGACGCCGCGGTGACCACGTCCGGCCAGCACGTCACGGCCACCAACGTGGGCTGGAACGGCACCCTCGCCGCGGGCGCCTCGACCAGCTTCGGCTTCAACGCCAACGGCTCGGGCAACCCCACCAACTGCACGGTCAACGGCACCAGCTGCACCGGCGGCACCCCGCCCAGCTCCTCGCCGCCGCCCGCGGGCGTGCCCGGCAAGCCCGGCAACCCGAGCGTCACCTCGGTCACCAACAGCTCCATCTCGCTGAGCTGGGGCGCCTCCACCGGCACCGTCACCGGCTACCGGGTGTACGAGGGCAGCACCGTGCGCGCCACCGTCACCGGCACCTCCGCCACGCACAGCGGCCTGGGCACCTGCACCGCGCACACGTACACGATCAAGGCGTACAACAACAGCGGTGAGTCCGTGGCCAGCAACGCGGTCACCGGCACCACCTCCGGCTGCCCCAGCGGCACCTTCAAGGGCGCCGCGCCGTACTACTACGTCGGCTGGGGCAACCCGCCCGCGCCGGCCACGGTCATGAACGCCACCGGCATCAAGTGGTTCACCATGGCCTTCATCCTCTCCGGCGGCGGCTGCACGCCGGCCTGGGACGGCAGCCGGCCGCTGACCGGCGGCGCCGACCAGAGCACCATCAACGCCATCCGCGCGGCGGGCGGCGAGATCGTGCCGTCGATCGGCGGCTGGAGCGGCAACAAGCTCGGCCCGAACTGCTCCTCGGCCGCGGCGCTGGCCGGGGCGTACCAGCAGGTCATCAACGCGTACAACCTCAAGGCGATCGACGTCGACATCGAGAACACCGACGAGTTCGAGAGCGAGGTCGTGCAGGACCGGATCCTGGGCGCGCTGAAGATCGTCAAGCAGAACAACCCCGGCCTCAAGACGATCATCACGTTCGGCACCACGACCACCGGCCCGAGCTACTGGGGCACCCGCCTGATCAACCAGGCGGCGGCGCTGGGCGCGAACATCGACATCTTCACGATCATGCCGTTCGACTTCGGCGGCGGCGCGAACATGTACCAGAACACGGTCAACGCCGCGGTCGGCCTGCGCAACGCGCTCAAGACCGCGTTCGGCTGGAACGACGCGACGGCCAACGCCCACCTGGGCATCTCCGGCATGAACGGCCTGTCCGACCAGCAGGAGCTGACCAGCACCGCCACCTGGACCCAGATCCGCGACTGGGCGAACGCCAACGCCATCGCCCGGCTGTCCTTCTGGTCCGTGAACCGCGACCGCGGTTGCGCGGGCGGCGGCGTCCAGTCCGCCTGCAGCGGCATCGCCCAGCCCGACTGGGAGTTCACCCGCATCACCGCCGGCTTCACCCGCTGA